The DNA segment CGTGTCCACCACGACGACGGTTTGAATCGAGTTGCTGCGGCCAGTGACTTGGGCGACGGTCTGCCAATCGCCACGGTCCAGCGATTCCTTGAACTGCACCGTGTATCCCCGGTTGGTCTGGGCCACGAACGAGAGCGCGGTTCCTTGCGCGGTCTGCTCGATGGCATCAATGCGCAGCACGCTGTCCTTGTTCCGCGGATCGGTGCCGGCCAGGAACTCCTGAAGGTTGGTCTGGCCATCGCCGTCTCCATCGCGGGACGCATCCGTGGCATCCGTCGGAGACAATCCGGATTGCAGTTCCCAGGCATCCCCCATGCGGTCCTTATCCTCATCCCTCATTACCACCAGCGTCGCCGGCTGACTGTTGGTGCCGGTACTTGTGGTAGCCAGATTGGTCGCCACCACCGAGTAAACCCCGGCGTTGGATTCCTGCACGTTCACTAAGCGCAGGACCCTGTTGGTGGCCGCGGGAACTTGACTGGCGCCTTTGCGCCAGCGATAGCCGATGGGTTCCAGACCCACGGCATCCGCGTACATCAGCACCGTGTCGCCTACCAGCGCGATGGTGGCTTGTGGCTGGCTGACGAACGAGGGTCGAACCAGCACATTGACCACGGCCGGACGGCTGATCGACGATCCGATGTCATCAGTGACTTGAACCGTGTAGCTGCCGGTGTCAGCCAACTGCAGGTTCTGCAAGTCCAGTGTGGGGGCGGTGGCGTTGGGAATGCGCGTGCCCTTGAAACTCCACTGGTAGCGGAGTGTGCCGGTTCCACGCGCTATCACGGCCAAGGTAAGATTGCTGCCCGGACGCAGGTTGGTGCCCACGGGATGTTTTACGATCTGGGCCGGCAGGCGCACCGTCAAGGTCGCGGCCGGGCTTTCAATGGCTCCGACTGCGTTCATGACAATGACGGTGTAGGTGCCACCCTGTTCGGCGAGCAGCGGATCCAGAACCAGCTGAGCGTTGGTTGCCCCCGCAACATTCTGGTCCTCATGCCGCCATTGATAGCGGAGCGGTGAGTCCGATGCGGCTTGAACCGTCAATTGGGCGCTCGTTCCAGCCACGGCCGTGAGCGAGGCGGGGGCCTGGGTGATGGTAGGTAGCGCACCGTCCACCGGCAGGGCTCCGGGCGTCGGCGCTCCCGCCTGCCAGGAGGCGGGATCACTGCCGAAAGCGCTGGCCGGGGCTCGCACCAACGCGGCTCCCGCTCCATCCGCGCCGGCGGGCCACGGAGCATTCTGCTCGTACTCCACTTCGTCCTCCAGAATGTATGAGCGATCCCCGGTGTCTTGATCGACGGATCCAGGCTTGGTCAGGCGCACCACGCCACCGGCGTTGCTCAGCCTACCCGTGTAAGGACCGAGAATCTTTGTAGTTGCCGGAATCTGATACTTGGCCCGGAAACGATTCGAGTCGGTGGTGTTGGTCGGATCGAAAGACACCAGCACAGCGGACTCTGCGGGTGCGAGTGTGAAGGTGGACGGGAAGTCGAAATCGACGTCCCCGCGCAGGTGCCACTCGGCCTTCTCGGCGGCATCATAGAGGGTGACCGCCGTCGTGGAGATATTCTGGATTTCGATGTACTCATCCTCCCCATTGTCCCAGAAAGCCCGATTGGCCAGAACATCGGGCGGGTGATACGCGATTTCGCTAATTACAATGGGGCCGACCTTCGGGCCCCGGTTTACGGCTCCCAGGCTGGGCGCAATCTGGGTGACAAAGGTCTCCTTGCCCTCGCTGGTCAGGTGTCGGCCGATAGATTCTCCAGCCGCGGCCGGGCCGAAGCGAAACCCATGGGCTGGTCCGAGCAACTGTCCGCCGGCATCGGCCGCGAACAACCAGATCTGATCGCCGTGGCTGCTGAGCTGGAAGCCGTTGGTGCCCTGGAGATCGCTGTTGAAGGATCCGGCATGGACCGTCAGGAAACCTCCCGCGATCAGAATCGACCCGGCCGGGAAGACATATTTCCGCGGGACCTTAGGATCATCGGTGAGAAACCACCCGGTGATGTCGGCTGTGGCCGCGCTCTGATTCAGCAGTTCCACCGTGTCGGGGGTGGGGAATGTCGGGTTGCTGAGGATTTCATTGATCAAGACCCGTGCAATGCCGGGGGCTGGCAAGTTCTCCTCCCCGGGATTGCCACCCACTTGGGCACTGGGGCCCCAGGCTTCGCTCGAACCGTCGCCCACATCGAAACGCCGGCGGACCAGACTGAAGCCCAGCCCGTCGGTCGTGGGGTACCAACGATCGTTGTAGGTGAACTCAAACAGTTCCAGCCCGTCGGGTCGCTCCAGCCGCAGCGTTTCTCCGCCGTCATCCAACGTTCCTCCGAAGGTTCCGGCAATGTTCGGTCGCGCGCCATAGCGGGCCGCGAACGCCGCTTCGTTGCGCACCAGGAGCAGTGAGGCGTTGGGTGCGAGGCGATACAGCGACGCATTCTCGAAATTGAAGTCGATGCCCTTCGTGAAGCGCGCCCCATAGAAATCGACGGTTTGGCTGCCGAGGTTTTTCAGCTCGATGAACTCAAAGTCGTCGGCGGTCAGGTTCGCGTTGGACGCGAGTTCGGCGGCCGTGGGCTCGGCGGGATGGTAGTTCAGCTCGGACACGACCAGATCGGTAGAGCCGGCCAACGGATCCAAGGTGAACCGCACGCGGCGAGGCCCGGACCAGACACTGTTGATCGGAGGATTGATGCCGCCCGTGAGATTTCGGTGGCTCGGATTGCGCGAGCGGGCGACCAGGCGGACTTCTCCATTGATGGGGATGGGCCCGGCGTAGACCAGGGCGTTGGGATCGATCCCCCCATGCAGCGCTCGAGGATCCGTGCCGTCCAAGGTGTAGTAGATGGTGGCGCCGGAGGGCCCGGTCAGCTGAACTTGGGTCCCGGCAGCCACTGTGCCGGCAAAGCCGAGCACCTGGGGCTTGGCCAGGAAGTTGGTGTCCATGAAGTCGGTGTGACGCGACAGCCAATTCTTGAAGAACGCGATCTCTGAATCCTGAGTGCCGCCGCGTTTGGCCTGCGCCCACTTGACGAGATCTCGCGGGGCTGCCTCCCGAACCTGGGCATTCAGCCGATCCATGATGGCGAACAGACTCTCGTCGCTGAAGAGGCCTTCGCGAAGCTCCTGATAACGGTCAATCCAAGCCTGGAAGAAGTTGGGGTCGCGGAACACGCGTTCCCACCAGGGATAGGTGAAGAATCCGGTTCCCGAATCCCAGACCCGGGGCTCGGCATCGCGTCCATCGGTCGAGCCGAACGCGCGATCAAAGTCCCAGATGGGACCATACGTGATGGGTCCGTTGCGATCCTTGTAGAAGTAGGTGCTCAGGCGCAGGGCATCGACGTTAGCCGAGAAGATATTCACGATGTGAAAGTCGATCCACGCCCCGCGGTCGATGTAGGGGAGGTAGCCCTCCGTGGGATTGGTCCAGCTTCGGGAAGTGAGGGCTCGGCCAAAGTCGTTGAGGTAATTGAGCAGGTAGGTGCGCTGCACATTCCGCGGCGGCGCGCTCATTTCCTCGAACTTCGGTTCGATGAAGTTGAACCCAACTCCGCCCGCGCTTTCCGCCGGCGCGCCACCAAAGTCGCGATCGACGCTCAGGAGATAGCCGCCCGTGATTTCGGGCGCCTGCAAATCTGCGGCGGTGAGCTTGGGGATATCGACCCGATTCGGATGAATCCCGATTCGTTCGATGATGTTGTAGACGCCGAAATAGTTGCCGGGAGCCAGGGTCGACTGAGTGTTCGTGCTGGCACGCTCGTTGAGATAGATTTCCGCGAAGCGGTAGCGGCCGGCGTAGCGACCGATTCCATTGGACATCTCGCTGGCAAAGGGATTGTGGATCAAGGAGGGATCGAACGAGAAGGGGGCGTGAAA comes from the Verrucomicrobiales bacterium genome and includes:
- a CDS encoding lamin tail domain-containing protein, which translates into the protein MKSQRSILFHVLIALFHLQLALGRLEAQEGLVISEFLAVNLNSGRDDFGESSDFVEIYNGTPAALNLEGYYLTDALDNLTQWRFPATNLLSGQHLVIWASGRDRALPGRPLHTNFRLSSNGDALALVKPDGTTVVHKYEFGPQVTDRSYGLEVEILSSTSLNLADISARYFVPTNNTLSNRWTAVAFSDATWQVGKAGFGFDTNPASLFTPLITTDVRAPMLGASTKRSSLYVRIPFVLDDLSQAANPLLLMNYDDGFIAYLNGTEIARRNVPAATVPSHTTVASSSRTNAVAIVPEELSTLALVQGFRPGTNVLAIHGINRSQSDSDFLLLPNLVTRSIRYLTGVERYFASPSVGSGNAPGYPGSSSGVNFSVKSTTFFTPFELVLSPLEVSPLGQIRFTINGTEPTTNSTLYTGPLLITNSTPIRARLFEPGFLPSPVTSEAYLKLSAAMATVSSDMPLIAVHSFGAGGFDGTTKKGCFLFVHEPIRGRASFTNAPQMVFRAGLKIRGSSTAGNPKYNWAVDAWDELNRDTEVPLLGMPEAAEWVFHAPFSFDPSLIHNPFASEMSNGIGRYAGRYRFAEIYLNERASTNTQSTLAPGNYFGVYNIIERIGIHPNRVDIPKLTAADLQAPEITGGYLLSVDRDFGGAPAESAGGVGFNFIEPKFEEMSAPPRNVQRTYLLNYLNDFGRALTSRSWTNPTEGYLPYIDRGAWIDFHIVNIFSANVDALRLSTYFYKDRNGPITYGPIWDFDRAFGSTDGRDAEPRVWDSGTGFFTYPWWERVFRDPNFFQAWIDRYQELREGLFSDESLFAIMDRLNAQVREAAPRDLVKWAQAKRGGTQDSEIAFFKNWLSRHTDFMDTNFLAKPQVLGFAGTVAAGTQVQLTGPSGATIYYTLDGTDPRALHGGIDPNALVYAGPIPINGEVRLVARSRNPSHRNLTGGINPPINSVWSGPRRVRFTLDPLAGSTDLVVSELNYHPAEPTAAELASNANLTADDFEFIELKNLGSQTVDFYGARFTKGIDFNFENASLYRLAPNASLLLVRNEAAFAARYGARPNIAGTFGGTLDDGGETLRLERPDGLELFEFTYNDRWYPTTDGLGFSLVRRRFDVGDGSSEAWGPSAQVGGNPGEENLPAPGIARVLINEILSNPTFPTPDTVELLNQSAATADITGWFLTDDPKVPRKYVFPAGSILIAGGFLTVHAGSFNSDLQGTNGFQLSSHGDQIWLFAADAGGQLLGPAHGFRFGPAAAGESIGRHLTSEGKETFVTQIAPSLGAVNRGPKVGPIVISEIAYHPPDVLANRAFWDNGEDEYIEIQNISTTAVTLYDAAEKAEWHLRGDVDFDFPSTFTLAPAESAVLVSFDPTNTTDSNRFRAKYQIPATTKILGPYTGRLSNAGGVVRLTKPGSVDQDTGDRSYILEDEVEYEQNAPWPAGADGAGAALVRAPASAFGSDPASWQAGAPTPGALPVDGALPTITQAPASLTAVAGTSAQLTVQAASDSPLRYQWRHEDQNVAGATNAQLVLDPLLAEQGGTYTVIVMNAVGAIESPAATLTVRLPAQIVKHPVGTNLRPGSNLTLAVIARGTGTLRYQWSFKGTRIPNATAPTLDLQNLQLADTGSYTVQVTDDIGSSISRPAVVNVLVRPSFVSQPQATIALVGDTVLMYADAVGLEPIGYRWRKGASQVPAATNRVLRLVNVQESNAGVYSVVATNLATTSTGTNSQPATLVVMRDEDKDRMGDAWELQSGLSPTDATDASRDGDGDGQTNLQEFLAGTDPRNKDSVLRIDAIEQTAQGTALSFVAQTNRGYTVQFKESLDRGDWQTVAQVTGRSNSIQTVVVVDTRPATAERLYRLAAPPQISTAVEPPTLLASPASQIVETGESVTFEAQAVGEGLVKYQWFKGTSAIPGATDSQLVLPSVSVADEGAYSVQVSDDIASVTAGPALLTVLQLPTIQEQPQGVTLNPGAPLTLTVVASGPGALTYQWIKDELPIPGATSSTLQIAAVSASDSGRYRVSVRMATKNGEQRRSSAIAEVLVGE